From the Halalkalicoccus sp. CGA53 genome, one window contains:
- a CDS encoding SDR family oxidoreductase, which produces MDLRIDGNVALVTASSGGLGFAAARALVREGATVVVNGRTEETLEAAAEELRSEAADGASVLPVAADLTDPDGPGRIVEEAVSEFGGLDHLVTSAGGPPSGAFLDIGEEEWYDTYDLLVMSVVRTVTEAAPHLRADEGGTIVTVASRTVKEAADAMVLSNSVRMGVVGLEKTLSTELAPEVRANAVLPGSHETERVENLIEQAIDRGDVDSYEEGYADRVREVPLERLGTTEEFGATVAFLSSPRSGFVNGAAVPIDGGSLGSNL; this is translated from the coding sequence ATGGACCTTCGAATCGACGGGAACGTCGCGCTCGTCACCGCATCGAGCGGGGGCCTGGGATTCGCCGCCGCCCGGGCGCTCGTCCGGGAGGGGGCGACCGTCGTCGTGAACGGACGGACCGAGGAGACGCTCGAGGCGGCGGCCGAGGAGTTGCGATCGGAGGCGGCCGACGGGGCGTCGGTCCTCCCGGTCGCGGCCGACCTCACCGACCCCGACGGGCCGGGTCGGATCGTCGAGGAGGCCGTCTCCGAGTTCGGCGGGCTGGACCACCTCGTGACGAGCGCGGGCGGCCCGCCCTCGGGCGCGTTCCTCGACATCGGGGAGGAGGAGTGGTACGACACCTACGACCTGCTGGTGATGAGCGTCGTCAGGACGGTGACGGAGGCGGCGCCGCACCTGCGCGCCGACGAGGGCGGGACGATCGTCACGGTCGCCTCCCGAACGGTGAAGGAGGCCGCCGACGCGATGGTGCTCTCGAACTCGGTGCGGATGGGCGTCGTCGGGCTAGAGAAGACGCTCTCGACCGAACTCGCTCCGGAGGTCCGCGCGAACGCTGTGTTGCCGGGTTCGCACGAGACCGAGCGCGTCGAGAACCTCATCGAGCAGGCAATCGACCGCGGCGACGTCGACTCCTACGAGGAGGGCTACGCCGACCGCGTGCGCGAGGTCCCGCTCGAACGGCTGGGGACCACCGAGGAGTTCGGCGCGACCGTCGCCTTCCTCTCCTCGCCACGCTCGGGCTTCGTAAACGGTGCCGCGGTCCCGATCGACGGCGGCTCGCTCGGGTCGAACCTCTAG
- a CDS encoding RraA family protein: protein MTESVADTFRLFDTSIVSDALDEHGIDGVITGIEPAHPNQRAVGRASTLRFERVDEPRETNFPFAMLHELAADRVLAIDGVGPELSCWGGNASRLAANAGVSGVVVDGGYRDVPEVHGGEFPVFARGPTPKTGQRRVTVEGIGEPIAIDGVTVAPGDVIVADATGVVVVPADEAAVVAETAEGILGEELLLEAKIDAGATVPDLQRDGHAF, encoded by the coding sequence ATGACGGAGAGCGTCGCCGACACGTTTCGGCTCTTCGATACGAGTATCGTCTCCGACGCGCTCGACGAGCACGGGATCGACGGCGTGATCACCGGCATCGAGCCGGCTCACCCGAACCAGCGGGCGGTGGGCCGCGCGAGCACATTGCGGTTCGAGCGGGTGGACGAGCCACGGGAGACGAACTTCCCGTTCGCGATGCTCCACGAACTCGCGGCCGACCGCGTCCTCGCGATCGACGGGGTCGGCCCGGAACTCTCCTGCTGGGGTGGGAACGCCTCTCGGCTCGCGGCGAACGCGGGGGTCTCCGGCGTCGTCGTGGACGGGGGCTACCGCGACGTCCCCGAGGTTCACGGGGGCGAGTTCCCCGTCTTCGCCCGTGGGCCGACGCCGAAGACCGGCCAGCGGCGGGTGACCGTCGAGGGGATCGGCGAGCCGATCGCGATCGACGGCGTCACCGTCGCCCCGGGTGACGTGATCGTCGCCGACGCGACCGGCGTCGTCGTCGTCCCCGCCGACGAGGCCGCCGTCGTCGCGGAGACGGCGGAGGGGATCCTCGGAGAGGAACTGCTCCTGGAGGCGAAGATCGACGCCGGTGCGACCGTCCCCGACCTCCAGCGCGACGGCCACGCGTTCTGA